The following are from one region of the Lacinutrix sp. Bg11-31 genome:
- a CDS encoding thermonuclease family protein has product MYNYKAKIIAVYDGDTVTAVVDLGFLHSQEMKLRLFGIDTPEMRGAEKIEGKKVRDIVREMILDKEVEIHSYKDKQGKYGRYLATILIDGLDLNKWLVDNGHAKVYLP; this is encoded by the coding sequence ATGTATAATTACAAAGCAAAAATAATAGCCGTTTACGATGGAGATACTGTTACTGCAGTTGTGGATTTAGGGTTTCTTCATTCTCAAGAAATGAAATTAAGACTTTTTGGTATTGATACTCCAGAAATGCGAGGCGCAGAAAAAATAGAAGGGAAGAAGGTAAGAGATATCGTGCGTGAAATGATTTTAGATAAAGAAGTAGAAATACATTCTTATAAAGATAAACAGGGCAAATATGGACGTTATTTGGCAACTATTCTTATTGATGGATTAGATCTTAATAAATGGTTAGTAGATAATGGTCATGCTAAAGTTTATCTTCCATAA
- a CDS encoding DUF4136 domain-containing protein, with protein MKKLIKKTLPFLALLIIASSCTSVRVASDYDKNADFNSYKTFAFFKTGIDKAEISDLDKRRILRAIETELLAKGFTKSENPDLLVSLFTKERQEVNVYNNGYGAYGYGWGWSPFYNNFNNNVSTSTQGSLYIDLIDAKKKELVWQGKGSGYLNTSSNVDKREARIKEFVAEIMTKYPPGLEK; from the coding sequence ATGAAAAAATTAATAAAAAAAACATTACCATTTCTAGCGTTACTTATTATTGCTAGTTCTTGTACTTCGGTTCGGGTAGCTTCCGATTACGATAAAAATGCCGACTTTAATTCGTATAAAACCTTTGCGTTTTTTAAAACAGGAATTGATAAAGCAGAAATTAGCGATTTAGACAAACGTAGAATTTTACGCGCTATAGAAACAGAACTTTTAGCTAAAGGTTTTACTAAGTCTGAAAACCCAGATTTACTAGTGAGTCTTTTTACAAAAGAAAGACAAGAAGTAAACGTATACAATAATGGCTATGGAGCTTATGGTTATGGTTGGGGATGGAGTCCATTCTATAACAACTTTAATAACAATGTAAGTACCTCAACTCAAGGAAGTTTATATATAGATTTAATAGACGCTAAGAAGAAAGAACTTGTTTGGCAAGGAAAAGGCTCTGGTTACTTAAACACATCTTCTAATGTAGACAAAAGAGAAGCTAGAATTAAAGAGTTTGTTGCAGAAATTATGACAAAATATCCTCCAGGATTAGAAAAATAA